The Paenibacillus sp. RUD330 genome has a segment encoding these proteins:
- a CDS encoding DUF3977 family protein: MKYIEFGFGNSWLVRTETELADGTEHEQRGVLGPLKPRSAYIRIWIRRTVFILDTREGFKRIRKGRKAFKAIFGISSL; this comes from the coding sequence ATGAAATACATTGAATTCGGATTCGGAAACAGCTGGCTTGTCCGGACGGAAACCGAGCTTGCGGACGGTACGGAACACGAGCAAAGGGGCGTTCTCGGACCTCTGAAGCCGCGCTCCGCCTACATTCGCATCTGGATCCGGAGGACGGTATTCATCCTGGACACCCGGGAAGGCTTCAAGCGGATCCGGAAAGGCAGAAAGGCCTTCAAGGCCATCTTCGGAATCAGCAGCTTGTGA
- a CDS encoding N-acetylmuramoyl-L-alanine amidase: MDDTSYPIERRYIAVRSNTRPGARLITGCPAFLVAHDTGNPGAGADAHFRYFDTLRDRTASAHVFIDDRRILEIIPAGTGEQAAEKAWHVIRNVTTDNERFGYDANDAALGVELCYGGGIGFEAAYGRYVWYLAFCCRKWGLNPSSHIVTHRQLDPMRKQDCEQSLAWGGKSFAELIADVRKVLAASSPSLPEQPASMHPSKPQPLPQPQPQPKLPQEMCSFLIVSYIQPARHSMLVAGDEAAASHYERLAANVRGAAAGQSLPKSNCQEIVYNWLSPAWHRAKAEGRDPAKYHVMAEALRACAGIPSL; this comes from the coding sequence ATGGACGATACTAGCTATCCGATCGAACGCCGCTACATCGCGGTTCGTTCCAACACAAGGCCAGGCGCCCGGCTCATCACCGGCTGCCCGGCTTTTTTAGTTGCGCATGATACCGGCAATCCCGGCGCGGGCGCCGATGCGCATTTTCGTTACTTCGATACTTTGAGGGACCGAACGGCATCCGCGCATGTCTTCATCGACGACAGACGGATTCTGGAAATCATCCCGGCGGGGACGGGCGAACAGGCGGCCGAAAAAGCATGGCATGTCATACGGAACGTGACTACGGACAATGAAAGATTCGGGTATGACGCTAACGACGCCGCGCTCGGAGTCGAGCTCTGCTACGGAGGAGGAATCGGCTTCGAGGCCGCGTACGGCCGCTATGTCTGGTATCTGGCCTTCTGCTGCCGCAAGTGGGGACTGAATCCGTCTTCTCATATCGTAACTCACCGTCAGCTGGATCCGATGCGGAAGCAGGATTGCGAGCAATCGCTGGCTTGGGGCGGAAAGTCGTTCGCAGAGCTCATAGCCGATGTGCGAAAAGTCCTGGCGGCATCCAGCCCCTCCCTGCCGGAGCAGCCGGCATCCATGCATCCATCCAAACCGCAACCGTTGCCGCAACCGCAACCGCAGCCTAAGCTGCCGCAGGAAATGTGCTCCTTCCTCATCGTGTCTTATATCCAGCCTGCCCGTCATTCCATGCTCGTCGCGGGGGATGAAGCGGCAGCCAGCCATTACGAGCGGCTGGCCGCCAATGTGCGAGGGGCAGCAGCCGGGCAGTCTCTCCCGAAAAGCAACTGCCAGGAAATCGTCTACAACTGGCTGTCGCCGGCTTGGCACAGGGCCAAGGCCGAAGGCCGCGATCCTGCCAAGTATCATGTCATGGCGGAGGCTTTGCGGGCCTGCGCCGGAATTCCGTCTCTTTGA
- a CDS encoding hemolysin family protein, with amino-acid sequence MTKEFVPGEIILNLAIVAVLVLLNGFFVAAEFALVKVRSTRLTQLRSEGNKKADYALRVTHRLDAYLSATQLGITLASLGLGWVGEPAVSHMIVEPLLFKFGVTSESVISTVSLIIGFLVITFLHIVLGELAPKSLAIQKAEGVSLWLSGPLMFFYKVFKPAIVVLNGAANGLLKLFGISPASEHETAHTEEEIRLLVNQSAKSGVIDSNEMKLVDNIFDFSDMVAREVMLPRTDMDCLFANLSFGDNLNIVYRTKHTRYPVGLEDKDQIIGFVHITDLLTADAGRDHNVRELIRPVLNVPESMEISQVLQLMQRRHSQLAIVVDEYGGTAGMLTTEMILEEIVGEIHDEFDQDQPSVVVKDQVTTVEGRMLIDDINDMFRLDIEDEDVDSIGGWLFIRLEGNPARGKKVVYGEYVFEIADCQRLRVLRVHIYRDPAAEALPAEAEQADS; translated from the coding sequence ATGACCAAAGAATTCGTTCCTGGCGAAATTATTCTCAACCTTGCCATTGTCGCCGTTCTCGTGCTGCTCAACGGATTTTTCGTTGCGGCCGAGTTCGCGCTCGTCAAGGTGCGCTCGACGCGGCTGACGCAGCTGCGCTCCGAAGGCAACAAAAAAGCCGATTACGCGCTGCGGGTCACGCATCGCCTCGACGCTTACCTCTCGGCGACCCAGCTCGGCATTACGCTGGCTTCGCTTGGACTCGGCTGGGTCGGCGAGCCGGCCGTCTCGCATATGATCGTGGAGCCTCTGCTGTTCAAGTTCGGAGTCACGAGCGAGTCGGTCATCTCGACGGTGTCCCTGATCATCGGGTTCCTGGTCATCACCTTCCTGCACATCGTGCTCGGCGAGCTCGCTCCCAAGTCGCTGGCCATCCAGAAGGCGGAGGGCGTGTCCCTCTGGCTGTCCGGACCGCTCATGTTCTTCTACAAGGTGTTCAAGCCGGCGATCGTCGTGCTGAACGGAGCGGCCAACGGCCTGCTGAAGCTGTTCGGCATCTCTCCGGCAAGCGAGCATGAGACGGCCCATACCGAAGAGGAGATCCGCCTGCTCGTCAACCAGAGCGCCAAGAGCGGCGTCATCGATTCCAACGAAATGAAGCTCGTCGACAATATTTTCGACTTCTCCGACATGGTGGCGCGCGAGGTCATGCTGCCACGGACGGATATGGATTGCCTTTTCGCCAACCTGTCCTTCGGGGACAACCTGAACATCGTCTACCGCACCAAGCATACGCGCTATCCGGTCGGTCTCGAGGACAAGGATCAGATCATCGGATTCGTCCATATCACCGACCTGTTGACGGCGGATGCGGGACGCGACCATAATGTCCGCGAGCTGATCCGGCCGGTGCTGAACGTGCCGGAATCGATGGAGATCAGCCAGGTGCTGCAGCTGATGCAGCGGCGCCATTCGCAGCTGGCCATCGTCGTGGACGAATACGGCGGCACGGCCGGCATGCTGACGACGGAGATGATTCTCGAGGAGATCGTGGGCGAGATCCATGACGAATTCGACCAGGACCAGCCGAGCGTCGTCGTCAAGGATCAGGTGACGACCGTCGAGGGGCGCATGCTCATCGACGATATCAACGATATGTTCCGCCTGGACATCGAGGATGAGGATGTCGATTCCATCGGAGGCTGGCTCTTCATCCGGCTGGAAGGAAATCCTGCAAGAGGCAAGAAAGTCGTTTATGGCGAATATGTATTTGAGATAGCAGATTGCCAGCGACTTCGCGTGCTGCGCGTACATATCTACCGCGATCCCGCAGCCGAAGCCCTTCCCGCAGAGGCGGAGCAGGCCGACAGCTGA
- a CDS encoding ThiF family adenylyltransferase gives MDEAAADEAIDAGQLPPSSTRYARQIRFAPVGETGQNSLASSRAAVAGMGALGCVIASHLVRSGVGEVVLIDRDIVEWSNLQRQMLYSERDAALGTPKAAAAAVRLREANSSVRVLAEIADLTSANAPSLLAGADIIVDGTDNFSTRYLINDYAVKHGIPWVYGGAVAASGMTLTVIPGETPCYRCLFPSPPAGGTADTCETAGVLSPLVDIVGSLQAMEAIKWLTGNREALGGSLLQLDVWRNSWMQVSAGSARKADCPCCSKRQFDFLEEVRQESSAVLCGASSVQVTPSRVLELDLPQLASRLASSGRAELGPYSLRYRSESGLTAIIFPDGRALVQGTHDPIKAKGLYTDILGD, from the coding sequence ATGGACGAAGCCGCTGCAGACGAAGCCATCGACGCCGGACAGCTCCCCCCTTCCTCCACCCGCTATGCGCGCCAGATCCGTTTTGCTCCTGTCGGAGAGACAGGCCAGAATTCTCTCGCCTCCTCGCGGGCAGCCGTCGCGGGAATGGGCGCTCTCGGCTGCGTCATCGCCTCCCATCTGGTCCGCAGCGGAGTCGGGGAAGTCGTGCTGATCGACCGGGATATCGTGGAATGGAGCAACCTGCAGCGGCAGATGCTCTACTCCGAGCGGGACGCGGCGCTCGGCACGCCCAAGGCGGCGGCTGCGGCCGTGCGTCTGCGGGAAGCCAACAGCTCGGTCCGCGTCCTTGCCGAAATCGCCGATCTGACCTCGGCCAACGCGCCGAGCCTGCTGGCCGGAGCGGATATCATCGTGGACGGCACCGACAACTTCTCGACCCGCTATCTCATCAACGACTATGCCGTCAAACACGGCATTCCGTGGGTGTATGGCGGAGCCGTAGCCGCAAGCGGAATGACGCTGACCGTCATTCCCGGAGAGACGCCTTGCTACCGCTGCCTGTTCCCCTCTCCGCCCGCGGGCGGGACTGCCGACACCTGCGAGACGGCCGGAGTGCTCTCCCCGCTTGTCGACATCGTCGGTTCCCTGCAGGCGATGGAAGCCATCAAATGGCTGACGGGGAACCGGGAAGCGCTGGGCGGATCGCTGCTCCAGCTGGATGTATGGCGCAACTCCTGGATGCAGGTATCGGCGGGCAGCGCCAGGAAAGCCGATTGTCCCTGCTGTTCCAAAAGGCAGTTCGACTTCCTGGAAGAGGTGCGGCAGGAGTCGTCCGCCGTCCTGTGCGGAGCCTCTTCCGTGCAGGTCACGCCTTCGCGCGTGCTGGAGCTCGATCTCCCGCAGCTCGCTTCGCGGCTGGCATCGAGCGGCCGCGCGGAGCTCGGTCCCTATTCGCTCCGCTACCGGTCCGAGAGTGGATTGACGGCCATTATTTTCCCGGATGGAAGAGCATTAGTCCAAGGTACTCATGACCCTATTAAAGCAAAGGGCCTTTATACCGATATATTAGGTGATTAG
- a CDS encoding molybdenum cofactor biosynthesis protein MoaE, which produces MKYPWKIALFAGLPERIGMPEITLELPGDSMAAGSLKAAVAAAYPAHAGLIGVSFVACNEAYAADGQIVGCGDRLALLPPVSGGEDKPAGQENGSSAKPYVITSAPLDAGRVSSLVLHPDHGAALVFIGTTREWTHGKRTVLLEYEAYEPMALRMLEQIGAELAERWPGTVSAIHHRIGPVAVGEASVVIAVSSPHRDGGYEASRYAIERLKQIVPIWKKEIWEDGSEWKGPQQGPWDPLAGIPSSPVEG; this is translated from the coding sequence ATGAAATATCCATGGAAAATCGCTTTATTCGCCGGGCTGCCGGAGAGAATCGGCATGCCGGAAATCACGCTTGAGCTGCCTGGGGACAGCATGGCCGCAGGCAGCCTCAAAGCCGCCGTCGCCGCCGCTTATCCGGCTCATGCGGGCCTCATCGGCGTCAGCTTTGTCGCCTGCAACGAGGCATACGCCGCAGACGGGCAGATCGTGGGCTGCGGCGACCGGCTCGCCCTGCTTCCTCCCGTCTCCGGCGGGGAAGACAAGCCCGCCGGCCAGGAGAACGGCAGCTCCGCCAAGCCATACGTCATCACCTCGGCGCCGCTCGACGCGGGCCGGGTCTCCTCCCTCGTCCTTCACCCCGATCACGGAGCCGCCCTCGTGTTCATCGGCACGACGCGGGAGTGGACGCATGGCAAACGGACCGTCCTGCTGGAGTATGAAGCCTATGAGCCGATGGCGCTGCGGATGCTGGAGCAGATCGGCGCGGAGCTGGCCGAACGATGGCCCGGCACCGTCAGCGCCATCCACCACCGCATCGGTCCCGTCGCCGTCGGCGAGGCCAGCGTCGTCATCGCCGTCTCCTCGCCGCATCGGGACGGAGGCTATGAGGCGAGCCGCTACGCCATCGAACGGCTCAAGCAGATCGTGCCGATCTGGAAAAAAGAGATTTGGGAAGACGGATCGGAATGGAAGGGACCTCAGCAGGGTCCTTGGGATCCACTCGCCGGCATTCCGTCATCGCCCGTGGAGGGATAG
- a CDS encoding HD-GYP domain-containing protein, giving the protein MILMPLSMCRPGMILAKKILSEEGIVLLGERMELTARIIERLKECQINFLYIQDEFTEDIIVPELISEDTMRVAMTEIRSSFRQMMDAPPRKRGVAYPFVGKQLADVMNRVIDDLTSHKESVVMLMNMASIDHYLYQHSLNVCVYTTMLGISHGYSRDKLMMLGMGALLHDVGKTRISLEVLKKPGSLTREEYEEMKRHTLYGHELLANEPNIPPLAALCALQHHERLDGSGYPHGLAGKEIHDFSKWIGVVDSYDAMTTNRIYRNPMLPHQAVEALYAGTGTQYEQSMVQLFRDKVAIYPIGMTVRLQTGEVGVVVDVRASCPHRPIVRVLQDEVGMRLNAPYEIDMSLQLTRMIAGVNDEQPEETAAVGV; this is encoded by the coding sequence ATGATTCTGATGCCTCTCAGCATGTGCAGGCCGGGGATGATCCTGGCCAAGAAGATTCTTTCCGAAGAAGGGATCGTACTCCTTGGAGAACGAATGGAGCTGACCGCCCGGATCATAGAGCGGCTCAAGGAATGCCAGATCAATTTCCTTTATATACAGGATGAATTCACGGAAGACATCATCGTGCCGGAGCTGATCAGCGAAGACACGATGAGGGTAGCGATGACCGAGATCCGCAGCAGCTTCCGCCAGATGATGGACGCGCCTCCGCGCAAGCGCGGGGTCGCCTATCCCTTTGTCGGCAAGCAGCTTGCCGATGTGATGAACCGGGTCATCGACGATCTGACCTCCCATAAGGAATCCGTCGTCATGCTGATGAACATGGCCTCGATCGACCATTACCTCTATCAGCACTCGCTCAATGTATGCGTATATACGACGATGCTTGGAATATCGCATGGCTACTCCAGGGACAAGCTCATGATGCTCGGCATGGGAGCGCTGCTCCACGACGTCGGCAAGACGCGAATCTCCTTGGAAGTGCTGAAGAAGCCTGGATCGCTTACTCGAGAAGAATATGAGGAAATGAAGCGCCATACGCTGTACGGGCATGAACTGCTGGCCAATGAGCCGAACATCCCTCCTCTCGCGGCTCTTTGCGCTCTCCAGCACCATGAACGGCTGGACGGAAGCGGTTACCCTCACGGACTGGCGGGCAAGGAGATCCACGACTTCTCCAAATGGATCGGAGTGGTGGATTCCTACGACGCCATGACGACCAACAGGATCTACCGCAACCCGATGCTGCCCCATCAGGCGGTGGAGGCATTGTATGCGGGTACGGGAACGCAGTACGAGCAGTCGATGGTGCAGCTGTTCCGCGACAAGGTCGCGATCTATCCCATCGGCATGACCGTACGCCTGCAGACCGGAGAGGTCGGCGTCGTCGTCGACGTCCGGGCCTCCTGTCCGCATCGCCCGATCGTCAGGGTGCTGCAGGATGAAGTCGGGATGCGGCTGAACGCTCCTTACGAGATCGACATGAGCCTGCAGCTCACCCGCATGATCGCGGGCGTCAACGACGAGCAGCCGGAGGAGACCGCCGCCGTCGGCGTATAG
- a CDS encoding bifunctional UDP-sugar hydrolase/5'-nucleotidase, translating into MDERIIDREPLVVLLHTNDIHSRLEEAARISDYIADTRRIWGADRVMAVDIGDHLDRMRPETEGSGGSVNIELLNAAGYEAGVPGNNEGLTYTKEELERLYGCEARFPVLCCNLEDADAGGLPEWLLPSLVIPKNGLAVGLIGATAPYPNFYGLLGWTVKEPVEAIRKQAEQLRPTVDVLVVLSHLGLPVDRRLAEEIPGIDLILGGHTHHQLDEPMAVGTTLLCGTGKFGEHVGRIEIGRDAASGRLTYAARLVATASMREEPTAAMLLERFKESSRLNMSRTCAVLDRPLPLDTDRESPLANLLAAGVRRWTGADIGLVNSGQLLGGLAAGEISDGLLHSFCPSPVNPCRILLKGGQIRLALEQSLLEAYTRMEIRGFGFRGRVLGCLAMDGLELEWDERRPAGSRITMLRAGGSDLDDEREYSVGTLDMFTFGVGYLSLKEGRDIKYFLPEFLRHVLAGELRSPDGLDGCFLKRTRLRS; encoded by the coding sequence ATGGATGAGAGAATCATAGATCGGGAGCCGCTCGTCGTGCTGCTCCACACCAACGATATCCACAGCCGTCTGGAAGAGGCGGCCCGAATATCGGATTATATCGCGGATACCCGGCGGATATGGGGGGCGGATCGGGTCATGGCCGTCGACATCGGCGACCATCTCGACCGGATGAGGCCGGAGACGGAAGGAAGCGGAGGCAGCGTCAATATCGAGCTCCTCAACGCCGCCGGCTATGAAGCCGGCGTGCCGGGCAACAACGAAGGGCTGACGTACACCAAGGAAGAGCTGGAGCGGCTGTACGGCTGCGAAGCGAGATTCCCGGTGCTCTGCTGCAATCTGGAGGACGCCGATGCCGGCGGCCTTCCGGAATGGCTGCTGCCCTCCCTGGTCATCCCTAAAAACGGTCTGGCCGTCGGACTGATCGGTGCTACGGCGCCCTATCCGAACTTCTACGGCCTGCTCGGATGGACGGTCAAGGAGCCGGTCGAAGCGATCCGGAAGCAGGCGGAGCAGCTGCGTCCAACGGTCGATGTCCTGGTCGTGCTGTCCCATCTTGGCCTTCCGGTAGACCGCAGGCTGGCGGAAGAGATTCCCGGCATCGACCTCATTCTGGGCGGCCACACCCATCATCAGCTGGACGAGCCGATGGCAGTCGGGACGACCCTGCTGTGCGGAACCGGGAAATTCGGCGAGCATGTGGGCAGGATCGAGATCGGAAGGGATGCGGCGAGCGGCCGGCTGACCTATGCGGCCCGGCTCGTCGCGACGGCATCCATGAGGGAGGAGCCGACGGCGGCCATGCTTCTCGAGCGCTTCAAGGAGTCCTCGCGCCTCAACATGTCCCGAACCTGCGCGGTGCTGGACCGGCCGCTCCCTCTCGATACGGACCGCGAATCCCCGCTCGCCAACCTGCTGGCGGCCGGAGTGCGCCGCTGGACCGGAGCCGATATCGGCCTCGTCAATTCCGGACAGCTGCTCGGCGGCTTGGCGGCGGGCGAGATCAGCGACGGGTTGCTCCATTCGTTCTGCCCCTCTCCGGTCAACCCTTGCCGCATCCTGTTGAAGGGCGGCCAGATCCGGCTGGCTCTGGAGCAGTCCCTGCTGGAGGCATACACCCGGATGGAGATTCGCGGCTTCGGCTTCCGCGGCAGGGTGCTCGGATGCCTGGCCATGGACGGACTCGAGCTGGAATGGGATGAGCGCCGTCCTGCCGGCAGCCGCATCACCATGCTGAGGGCGGGCGGGAGCGATCTCGACGACGAGAGGGAGTACTCCGTCGGAACGCTGGACATGTTCACGTTCGGCGTCGGCTACCTGTCCTTGAAAGAAGGCCGGGACATCAAGTATTTCCTGCCGGAATTCCTGCGCCATGTGCTGGCCGGAGAGCTGCGGAGCCCCGACGGCCTGGACGGCTGCTTCCTCAAGCGCACCCGGCTGCGTTCTTGA
- the yfkAB gene encoding radical SAM/CxCxxxxC motif protein YfkAB — protein MTSNLQQTLAPLSPANDPWDPLESLVRHGSHALTSVEFTVTNLCNMRCEHCAVGDTLTMREPDKLPLQLLLSRLDEVEQLRTISITGGEPSYSERTVKEYIVPILQYARSRGIRSQLNSNVTLDYGRYALIAPYLDVMHISFNYTSAEDFHEVGFARSGHSVPKTAAVRMYERMMDNARRLGEDGVLVSAESMINYRTHRKMPEIHQLIREMGCARHEVHPMYPSAWASDLPALSKEEMRAAVSDLLDCRDESMWMLFGTLPFYSCSEDEEDRKLLARLRGESRVTVRNDPDGRSRLNVNLFTGDVFVTDFSDIPAFGNIGRDRLDDVFGRWLEHPLSRSVNCHCPAAACCGPNLLVKDMYYRDTDFLSKKAIL, from the coding sequence ATGACTTCCAACCTGCAACAAACGTTAGCTCCCCTCTCTCCCGCCAACGATCCTTGGGATCCGCTGGAGAGCCTCGTCCGGCATGGCAGCCATGCGCTGACAAGCGTGGAGTTCACGGTCACCAACCTATGCAATATGCGCTGCGAGCACTGCGCGGTCGGCGACACGCTGACGATGCGCGAGCCGGACAAGCTGCCTCTGCAGCTGCTGCTCAGCCGCCTCGACGAAGTCGAGCAGCTGCGGACGATCAGCATAACCGGGGGCGAGCCGTCCTACTCGGAGCGCACGGTCAAGGAGTATATCGTGCCTATCCTGCAGTATGCGCGCAGCCGGGGCATCCGTTCGCAGCTCAATTCCAACGTGACGCTCGATTACGGCCGCTATGCCCTTATCGCTCCTTATCTGGACGTGATGCACATCTCCTTCAACTATACTTCCGCGGAAGATTTCCATGAGGTCGGCTTCGCCCGTTCGGGGCATTCCGTACCGAAGACAGCGGCGGTCCGCATGTACGAGAGGATGATGGACAATGCGCGCAGGCTCGGCGAAGACGGCGTGCTTGTGTCCGCCGAATCCATGATCAATTACCGGACCCACCGCAAAATGCCCGAAATCCACCAGCTGATCCGGGAGATGGGCTGCGCCCGCCACGAGGTGCACCCGATGTACCCGAGCGCATGGGCGAGCGATCTGCCCGCGCTGTCCAAGGAAGAGATGAGGGCGGCCGTATCGGATCTGCTGGATTGCCGCGACGAATCGATGTGGATGCTGTTCGGCACGCTCCCGTTCTATTCCTGCAGCGAGGATGAGGAGGACCGCAAGCTGCTTGCCAGGCTGCGCGGCGAATCCCGCGTCACCGTGCGCAACGATCCGGACGGACGCAGCCGTCTCAACGTCAACCTGTTCACAGGCGATGTGTTCGTCACGGACTTCAGCGATATTCCGGCCTTCGGCAATATCGGCCGCGACCGGCTGGACGACGTGTTCGGCCGCTGGCTGGAGCATCCGCTGAGCCGCAGCGTGAACTGCCATTGTCCGGCCGCCGCTTGCTGCGGACCGAACCTGCTCGTGAAGGACATGTATTACCGGGATACCGACTTCTTGTCGAAAAAAGCGATTTTGTAG
- a CDS encoding phage holin family protein produces the protein MDWTLASQWISPKLGGVLLLCWISGYILKRTPKIPGWSIIYAVTVVGVAMAGASLGWSPNTAVQGVLCAAVAVYGNQMYRQTAEAVAGSEDSHGRY, from the coding sequence ATGGACTGGACGCTCGCAAGCCAATGGATCTCGCCGAAGCTTGGAGGGGTGCTTCTCCTCTGCTGGATTTCCGGCTACATCCTCAAGCGCACGCCTAAAATTCCAGGCTGGAGCATCATCTACGCCGTTACCGTCGTCGGAGTCGCCATGGCTGGCGCTTCGCTGGGCTGGAGCCCGAACACGGCCGTGCAAGGCGTCTTATGCGCGGCCGTTGCCGTGTACGGCAACCAGATGTACCGGCAGACGGCGGAGGCCGTCGCCGGCAGTGAGGATTCCCATGGACGATACTAG
- the moaA gene encoding GTP 3',8-cyclase MoaA, whose product MLSDVFGRIHDYLRISVTDRCNLRCLYCMPEEGMPFADSDTLLSYDHIVEVVQSAAALGFRKLRITGGEPLVRPGLDGLIRSLKAIEGIEEISMTTNGMLLSRHAEVLRDAGLDRVNISLDTLDPARFRFIARRGGLEQVMAGIEAAARAGLGPIKLNCVLLKGINEDEIRSFLQMSIDHPLHVRFIEYMPIGHDDEQWRNAYLPLGRVMEEAGGLGIPYAPVSRLAGNGPSDNWAFSGASGSFGLIHPVSDRFCAACNRLRLTADGSLQPCLYWVDELNVKQALGDPAAMRELFRRAARLKPENHEMAAKLHGEMLSHTPTARRMSQIGG is encoded by the coding sequence ATGCTGAGCGATGTATTCGGCCGGATCCACGACTATTTGCGCATATCGGTCACGGACCGCTGCAACCTGCGCTGCCTCTACTGCATGCCTGAAGAAGGCATGCCGTTCGCAGACTCCGACACGCTGCTGAGCTACGACCATATCGTCGAGGTCGTCCAGTCGGCGGCGGCCCTCGGCTTCCGCAAGCTGCGCATCACCGGAGGAGAGCCGCTCGTGCGTCCGGGTCTGGACGGCCTCATCCGCAGTCTCAAGGCCATCGAGGGCATCGAGGAGATTTCCATGACGACCAACGGGATGCTGCTCTCCAGACATGCGGAGGTGCTCCGCGATGCGGGCCTGGACCGCGTCAACATCAGCCTGGACACGCTGGATCCGGCGCGCTTCCGGTTCATCGCCAGGCGCGGCGGGCTGGAGCAGGTCATGGCGGGCATCGAGGCGGCCGCGCGGGCAGGACTGGGCCCGATCAAGCTCAACTGCGTCCTGCTCAAGGGCATCAACGAGGATGAGATCCGATCGTTCCTGCAGATGTCGATTGACCATCCCCTGCATGTCCGCTTCATTGAATACATGCCGATCGGCCATGACGACGAGCAGTGGAGAAACGCTTATCTTCCTCTTGGCCGAGTCATGGAGGAAGCGGGCGGGCTCGGCATTCCCTATGCGCCGGTGTCGCGGCTTGCCGGCAACGGTCCTTCGGACAATTGGGCGTTCTCGGGAGCTTCCGGCTCGTTCGGGCTGATCCATCCCGTCAGCGACCGCTTCTGCGCCGCCTGCAACAGGCTCCGCCTGACTGCTGACGGAAGCCTGCAGCCTTGCCTGTACTGGGTGGATGAGCTGAACGTCAAGCAGGCGCTGGGGGATCCGGCTGCCATGCGCGAGCTGTTCCGCCGCGCGGCCCGGCTCAAGCCGGAGAACCACGAGATGGCGGCCAAGCTGCATGGAGAAATGCTGAGCCATACCCCTACTGCCCGGCGGATGTCCCAGATCGGCGGCTGA
- a CDS encoding HD-GYP domain-containing protein → MRVHVSEIKEGDRLSSDAFNQFGLNVMSSGTMLRSYEISKLLQHGIDYVDLAEPPAAEAAGFGHRTIESGLSPKWLPAMKPLYESAISGCEDLFRQAAEDGKVTEEDVERTFQPLMSGFQMERDVVSMLLLLNTTDDYTYQHSVQVGMLSYYLSSWMGYEEQESLRIGKAGFLHDIGKCRIPKSILNKPGKLTPEEYKEIKRHTLYGEEIILNSYEDPYLSTAALQHHERMNGSGYPHGISNEDISPIAKIVAVADVYSAMISSRVYQEKRDLLYVLRELYRMSFHELDPMTTHTFIRHMIPNFIGKRVDLDSGQSGIIVMTHPTEFFRPLVQMEEEFIDLTLEREYEITQVYM, encoded by the coding sequence ATGAGGGTGCATGTATCGGAAATCAAGGAAGGCGATCGGCTCAGCAGCGACGCCTTCAACCAGTTCGGACTGAACGTCATGTCCAGCGGCACGATGCTGCGGTCATACGAAATCAGCAAGCTGTTGCAGCACGGAATCGATTACGTGGATTTGGCGGAGCCGCCGGCGGCAGAGGCTGCCGGATTCGGACACAGGACGATTGAGTCCGGTTTGTCGCCCAAATGGCTGCCGGCCATGAAGCCGCTTTATGAGAGCGCTATTTCCGGATGCGAGGATTTGTTCCGCCAGGCCGCGGAGGATGGAAAAGTAACGGAAGAGGACGTCGAGCGCACGTTTCAGCCGCTCATGTCCGGCTTTCAGATGGAACGCGATGTCGTCTCCATGCTGCTCCTGCTGAATACGACCGATGACTATACGTACCAGCACTCGGTGCAGGTCGGCATGCTGTCCTACTACCTCTCCTCCTGGATGGGGTACGAAGAGCAGGAATCGCTGCGCATCGGCAAGGCCGGCTTCCTCCATGACATCGGCAAATGCAGGATTCCCAAGAGCATCCTGAACAAGCCCGGAAAGCTGACCCCGGAAGAATACAAGGAAATCAAGCGCCATACCCTGTACGGAGAAGAAATCATCCTTAATTCCTACGAAGACCCCTACCTCTCCACGGCTGCCCTGCAGCATCACGAACGCATGAACGGGAGCGGCTATCCCCATGGGATCAGCAACGAAGACATCTCCCCGATCGCCAAGATCGTGGCCGTCGCGGATGTGTACAGCGCCATGATCTCATCCCGCGTCTACCAGGAAAAGCGCGACTTGCTCTATGTGCTTCGGGAGCTGTACCGGATGAGCTTCCATGAGCTCGACCCGATGACGACCCATACGTTCATCCGGCATATGATTCCTAACTTCATCGGCAAGCGGGTCGACCTCGACTCCGGGCAATCCGGCATCATCGTCATGACTCATCCAACGGAATTCTTCCGCCCTCTCGTTCAGATGGAGGAAGAGTTCATCGACCTGACGCTCGAACGCGAGTATGAGATTACCCAGGTTTATATGTAA